The Mucilaginibacter sp. PAMB04168 genome contains the following window.
CAGCCCAATGGGTGATCATAATCATGGGATGTTTGCTGCTATTAATGGCCATATTCACTAACTATGAGGCTGGCGTTGTTAAGCAGATTTCAATTCCTACGCACTTAACACTGGATGTATATACAGGCGCTTTCCTGATCATAACGCCTTGGCTGTTCGGATTCTCTGACAGCACGCGATGGCCATACCTGGCATTCGGTCTATTTGAAGTTTTTGCAGGACGTCTGACTAAGAAATTTCAAGATGCCCGCACATCCTTCTCGTGAAATGCACATTAAATTATAGCATAGCTCATGATAAAGACAGATATCTGCATAATTGGCGCCGGTCCTGTTGGCTTATTTGCGGTTTTTGAAGCTGGATTGCTAAAAATGCGTTGCCATCTCATAGATGCACTCCCTCAAGTCGGCGGCCAGTTGGCAGAGATCTATCCACATAAGCCGATTTATGACATACCCGGGTACCCGGTTATTAAAGCACAGGAGTTGGTAAACAAGCTTATTGAGCAAATTGATCCATTCCGTCCCGGTTATACATTGGGCGAACGGGTTGATCATTGCTTTGTAAAGAGTACGGCTCTTTTGTGGTTACCACTTGAGGGTACAGCTGTTACTTGCAAAGTGGTAGCCTAAATACAAATAGCCCCGATAATCTTATGGAAATCATTAAAGCTTCGGGGTATGATATTCTGGCCACCTGCGGCGGTAAGGGCCTATGCGCCACGTGCCATGTACAGGTTGTACAGGGACTAAACTTGTTACCGCTCCCTAATCCAAACGAAATGCAAACGCTTGACATTTTATACGATGCCGAGCCCGCCAGTCGTCTGGCTTGCCAGTTAAAAACATTTCAAATACCTGAGGGAGCCATATTTAAAATAAAGCAAGATGATTATTAGGGCGGCGTAACAACGCTTTATTACACCGCCCTATATCTCCAAATTACTTATGTGGGGGGTTAAGCTCAGGGATAATAAATTTCTCGCCTTTAGATAGGATATCAACATTAAGCCCGCGTATGGTTAAAGGCTCGTCATCGCCATGATTATGAATGTTTGTACCATGGCTTTCGTAACCATTTATAACAATAATAACGCCGCAGCCAACTACTTCGGCCTCCTTGCCATTCCTTACAATCATAGCGGTATCTTCTTCAATACCTACACCAATAGAGGTTGGATTAGTAGCAATAACCTGCGACATACGTACAAAGCGCCCACGGTTTACAAAGTGGGTATCAATACATACGTCACGCAAAAACTCCAGCCCGGTTGTAATTTTCACATTGCCGGCAATCATTTCATCCCGGCCAACGCCTTGGTATATCATCGGGGTAGACATAGCCATGGCGCCAGCGCTTGTACCCGCAATGATCAACCTATCGTGTATATACCGCTGTTTTAACAATAATAGCACATCAGTACCACCATATACGGCAGTTAGTTTCAACTGATCGCCACCAGCAATAAAAACGCCGTGTGCGGCAGTAATCCTTTCTTCAAGCTCATCTAACTTAACATCCGCCCTGTTATCATGATGTATGTGATTTATCTGATAAACACCCAAATCCTTGAAAGAACGTTCATAGTTCTTAAATGACTCTTCCGGTTCAGAAGATGATGCCGAAGTTATTACCTCAACAACGGCATGCTCAGCTTCAAGCAAGTTTACAAAGCAAGATAATACTTCCATGCCTATGCTATACTGGCTGTCGTTTTTCTCGGCTTCCTGGTTATCTTCTTTGGCTTCGGCTCCACCTATTATAAGTAATGTACCATTTGGCACCGGACAGGTGTTATTCTCTTCCATAGCTATCAAAAACTAATTATTGTTATTAAATATTATTTAGGATGTAGCTATTTCTCGACATTAACTAACATTATTTACTTCAGATTAGTTTAATTTTTATACAATTAGGATACAAACTGCGTATTGACACGTGCAAGCCGGACTACGTATAAACACCTGTTTATCAATTTTTTTTACGTGTTTATTTGCGTAAATTGATATTCCTTTAAGTTTTAAGTAAACATGGGCATACCAATTGCTAATAAAAATGTAAAGTTTATAATACCCTCTATCTATCTATGAAAAACATAATAAATACATTACCAACAAACCTGCTATGCTTTTCACATTTGCGCTGGGACTTTGTGTACCAGCGTCCACAACATTTGCTGAGCCGTTTTGCCGCCTACTTTAAAGTTTACTTTTTAGAAGAGCCGCTTTTTGAGGACTGCTCCGAGGCCAGCCTTTCTTTTTCACCACGCGAGGGCAACATTTTTGTAGGTGTACCTCACCTGCCGCACGGCCTTTCTGAACAGGAAGTGATCAGCACTGTGGGCAGCCTGCTTAATCAGTTTTTACAGGACAAGGACTTAGAAGACTTTGCCTTCTGGTACTACTCACCCATGGCCATGTCTTTCTCTGAAAAACATACGCCTAAGGTGACCATATACGATTGCATGGACGAGCTCTCTGCCTTTAAGAACGCCCCTAAAGCGCTTAAAGACATGGAAAAGAAGCTCATGAAGTATGCTGATGTGGTCTTTACCGGTGGTCACTCACTGTACGAGGCTAAAAAAAATCAGCATGCCAACATCTACCCCTTCCCTTCCAGCATCGAAAAGGAACATTTTGCCAAAGCCCGTAAAGCCAAAGCAGAACCGCAAGATCAGGCAGGGATTAAAGGCCCTAAGCTGGGCTTTTACGGGGTGATCGATGAGCGCTTTGACATTGAACTCATTCGCGGTATTGCTGATGCCAGACCCGATTGGCAGATCATGCTCATAGGCCCGGTTGTAAAGATCGACCCGGCTACTTTGCCCAAAAATGCCAACATCCATTATCTGGGACAAAAGACCTACAAGGAACTGCCGGCTTACCTGTCGGGCTGGGATGTGGCCCTCATTCCTTTTGCGCTGAATGAGTCCACCCGCTTTATCAGTCCAACTAAAACGCCTGAGTACCTGGCAGCAGGCATACCGGTGGTATCCACTCCTATCAAAGATGTGGTGAACCCTTATGGCACCAAAAACCTGGTGCACATCGGCGCAACGGCTCTGGAGTTTGTGCAGGCGATTGATCAGGAACTGGCCGTTGCTGACAGAAAACAATGGCTCAAAAAAGTCGATACTTTTCTTGCGCTTAACTCCTGGGATATGACGCATCAGCAAATGCAAAAACACATTCTAAATGTTGCCCGTAGTAAGAACAACATTTCTGTAGCCAGTTAAAAGATTACATTTTAACAAAAACGCTTACAAGTACGCTTGTAAAATAAACTAATTCGCTACATAGCTGTAGTTGTTATAGCTATGTAGCTATTGTTTAACTTAGTTCTTATATATGAAAATTTGGGGTGGTATCGAGTGTACGATCAACCGTGTCAGTGATAGTTATATTGATCAACTGACCTATTCGGGGCACTACAACAGACCTGAAGACATTAAACTATTTGCCGAACTGGGCGTTGAAAAATTAAGATACCCAGTATTATGGGAAAAACACCAGCCAGATAGTAATATAAAAATAGACTGGACAGACACTAAAAATAAGCTAAACCTACTAAAAGAGCATAACATAGATCCTATTGCAGGATTGGTACACCACGGCAGCGGCCCCGCTTACGTAAATATGCTCGAAGACTCCTTTGTATACGGACTTGCAGAATATGCCGGAAAAGTTGCCGAAGAATTTCCTTGGATAAATTATTACACACCTGTAAACGAACCATTAACAACCGCGCGCTTTTGTGGGCTATATGGTATATGGCATCCGCACGGAACCGGCGACAAAAGCTTTCTAAAAATTCTTATTAATGAATGCAAAGCTACTACCTTGGCAATGCAGGCTATACGTAAGGTAAATCCGAACGCCAAACTGGTGCAAACCGAAGATTTGGGTAAGATACATAGCACGCCGCTGCTTAAATACCAAGCCGACTTTGAGAACCACCGCCGGTGGCTAAGTTTTGATTTGTTGTGTGGAAAGGTTACACCGTCGCACGCACTGTACAGGTATATTATTGATAGCGGCATAAACGCAGAAGAATTAACATTCTTTACTGAGAACCCTTGCACACCGGATATTTTTGGATTCAACTATTACCTTACATCAGAGCGTTATCTGGATGAAAATATAGATCGTTTTCCGGAACATACGCACGGCAGCAACGGCCGCCACACCTATGCCGACGTAGAAGTACTGCGCGTTGGCAATGCACAGGCTTCCGGAATTTATGCGCTGCTTAAAGAGGCCTGGGAGCGTTATCATCAGCCAATGGCCATAACCGAGGTACACCTGCACTGTACACGTGAAGAACAATTGCGCTGGATTAAAACGATTTGGGATGCAGCAGTAAAACTCAAAAATGAAAAAGTAGATGTTAGGGGCATTACTGCTTGGGCCCTTTTAGGTTCATTCGGCTGGAACAGGCTGCTTACCCAGCCCAACGGCGATTATGAACCTGGCGTTTTTGATGTGCTATCGGGCTATCCACGCGCTACCGCATTAACGCAGATGCTCAAATGTCTTTCAAAAGGTGAAGATTTCAATCATCCGGTAATGAATGGCAAGGGATGGTGGGAAAGAGAAATAAGGGTGCTATATAACCATTCGGCTCATCAGCTTATCAAAAGCACCGAACCGGTCGCTTCACCATTATTAATCGTAGGCAAATCAAACTCACTGGCTTATGCATTCGCACGGGTATGTAAGCTAAGAAACATCAGGTTTAAAATGCTCAGCAAAACAGAGCTTGATATCACTAACCGCGACCAAATTGAACGGGTTATACAGGATGTTAAGCCATGGGCTATTATTAACACAGCCGACTTTTTGCAGATCGACCATGCCGAAATTGCGTGTAACAGCTGCTATGAGTTAAATACTCAGGGTGCCGAAAACTTATCTTATTTTACCGGGAAATACGGCATTAAACTAGTCAACTTTTCAACCGATTTAGTTTTCGATGGCGAAAAGAACGAACACTATCTGGAAAATGACCTGGTTAAACCACTTAACATTTACGGCCAAAGCAAAGCCCTGGCAGAGGAGTGTGTATTAAAAAATGATCCGTCGGCTTTAGTTGTACGCACCGGCGCTTTGTTTAGTGCATGGGATTCAAACAATTATGTAATCAGTGTACTCAATAATTTAAAGAGCCGTACATCCATTATGGCTGAGCATGATGTTTTCGTTTCGCCAACTTATGTGCCCGATCTGGTAAATGCCGCACTTAACTTATTAATTGACGGCGAATACGGCATTTGGCATCTGGCCAATCACGGCAGCGAAAGCTGGGCTAATTTTGCTACTGAACTGGCCCAACGAGCTGGTTACAGTGCTCATTTAATAACCCCGGTACCCTTGCACTCAATGGATTACCGGGCAGTAAGACCTAAGTACAGCGCACTAAAAAGCCAGCGCGGAATGCTTCTGCCATCGTTAGATAAAGCCTTAAACAGCTTTTTTGACGAATTGCGCTTAACAGCATAAATCTTAATTATTAACCCATTCTGCAACACTCTTGCAGAATGGGTTTTCTTTTAAATGTAAACCTTTATGCCTACACACCCAATGGTTTCATTACCATCACTTTTAGATAACGATTTCTACAAGTTCACAATGCAACAGGGTGTTATTCGATTATTTCCGTACGCCAAGGCTCGTTACCAGTTCATTAACCGCGGCAAGCACAGCTTTCCGCCAGGGTTTGCACAAGCCCTGCGTGAGGCTGTAAATGATATGGCCCACCTACAGCTCACCCGCGAAGAAAAAAACTTTCTACGTGTTACCTGCCCTTACCTTGATCCGCTTTATCTGGATTTTTTGGAAGGCTACCGTTACAATCCCGAAGAGGTACAAATAGAGCAGCATGACAACGAGCTTCAGGTACACATTGAAGGTTTATGGTACCGCACCATCTTATGGGAAGTGCCCATCATGTCGCTCATATGCGAGTTGTATTACAAGCTCAATCATACCGAACGGATCAGCAATGAAGAGGTTACAGAGCGCACTAAGGAAAAGATTGAAAGGTACACTGCTCTCGGTGTTAACGTAGCCGAATTTGGCACCAGGCGCAGGCACTCGTACCAAGTGCAACGCATGGTTGTACAAGCATTGAGGCAGTACGGACCAAACAGCTTTGTGGGCACCAGCAACGTACACATGGCCATGCTTCATCAAACCAAGCCTATCGGTACGCATGCACACGAATGGTTTATGTTCCATGCGGCCCGTTATGGTTTTAAAATGGCTAATGCCCTGGGGCTTGAGCATTGGGTACAGGTATACCGGGGCGATTTAGGTATTGCTTTATCAGACACGTATACGACCGGCGTATTCTTTAAGCAGTTTGATAAAATGTTCTCTAAGCTTTTTGATGGCGTACGACATGACAGCGGCGACCCTTTGCAATTTGCAGATCAGGTAATTGCACATTATAACAGTTTAGGCATCGATCCTTTAACTAAAACCATCATCTTTTCGGATGCTTTAAATTATGATAAGGTAGCGCGTATTGCCGGACACTGCCGCAACCGCGTGGGCATATCATTTGGTATTGGTACAAACTTTACTAATGATGTTGGGCCACAGGCAATGAACATTGTGATTAAAATGACCGAGGCTTGTCCGCATAATGGCGAATGGACTGAGGTGGTAAAACTTTCAGACGAGCATGGCAAATACACCGGCAGCGAGCACATGATTGGTTTGGCAAAAACAATATTAGGCATTGTGTAATCTGGCATAATTATGAGGGAAGTAGAGGTTGATAACATTGAAGATTATCTGAAGCTAATTAAATTAAGCAAGGAAGAAAATATAAGCGATGGTAACTTTGAAGATTTTTTATTCAGAGGACAAACGGCCGACTATCCGCTCATTCCCAAAATATGCCGGTTAAAAGCTAAAGGCGAACTGCTACAGGTAGAACAGCTACTTTTGCATGAATTTAAGCGAACCAATCCATTACTTATTGAAGGGCATAGCCCAATGGATGACTGGGATTATTTAACCTTGGGGCAGCACTTTGGTTTACCAACCCGCTTGCTCGATTGGTCTAACAATGCACTAACAGCCCTTTGGTTTGCCACAGGTGAAAGCTATGGCGACGAAGAAAATAGTACTTATTCAGTAGTGTGGATACTAATGGCCCACCAGAAAGACTTTGATTTGAACATAGAAAAAGTAAGCCCTTTTGATGTGAAGCAAACGAAAATTTTCAGGCCGCGCATTATCAAACAACGGATCAACAATCAATCCGGCGTGTTCAGTGTTCCTTCATCGGAAGAATTGTTACATAAACGCTATATGAATGAGAGTGACAGTTACGCCGATAAGCTTATTAAAGTTAAGATTCCGGCCGACAAGCTGGTTGATATCAGGACAGACCTTAATACCGTAGGTGTAAACGCATTTACCATTTTCCCTGAACTTGAGGGGCTGTGCACCTACCTGCAGTGGCGGTACTTCGAATAGATTAACTTAACCTAGGCTATCTGGTTGAGCCTCTTCCGCTGCCTGTCAGCATCATATAATTAAACGCAAAATCATATCCGCAAGGTAAACTTAAATGAGTGTTTGATAAGTATCTCCTTAACGTATACCAGGCCCTCTTTTAAGGCAGGAAAGCAGGTAGCTTGAAGCCCATACTGAAGAAACGTTGCCTGTAATACCGCAAATAAACCAATCAATCCGCGGTATACAGGCAACGCTTGTACTAATTTTGTTGATCCAGCACAAATACGGTCATGGAGCGTGGTCCGTGAGCGCCAAGCACCAGTGATTGCTCAATGTCGGCAGTTTTAGAAGGGCCTGCTATAAATGCGCCCCATCCATACTGGGTATCTGCTATACGCATATAAGCACGGTGCATGGTGTCTACCATATTGTCGGCCGTTATTACCGCGGCTAAGTGCTGACAAATAAAAGGTACTGCCCGGTGGCCCAACAATTCTTCGGTTACCCAAACAGAACCATTTTCAGCAACACCAAAATGCGCTTTGATAACTGCCAGTTCTACGTCGGCCAGTTGGTGGGCGGCCGGGTTTATTTCATAAGCAGAAGTCGCTACTTCATCAAGCTCCGGAACTAAACTTAGCACCCGCACATGTTGGGAGTCATACTTTTCTTTAACAATGGTCTTAATTTCGTCCCAATTGCTCACACGGTGAACAGCGCCCCCAATGGCGGTAAGCACCGTTTCGTACTGTGCCAGCACATCATCGTAACCAATATGCTTAAAAGGTTCAATATCCGGAATAGGCATTGCCTCAGGCTTATTACTTGCTACCGCTGCTAAAATTGTATCTCTGCTGCTCATAGGTTAATGAGTGAGTTATTGATTGAGTGTTTGATGATCTAATTCAAATCGTTGCATCAATTCTATTATCCTTACTCCTGTTGTATATTTTAATTATACTGATCTTTGTTTCTTACTTCTTGCTTCTATTTTTACCGTACCACTCGCCAAATGATTCTTTGGGAGATTCGGGCATATCACGTTGTTTGTACCACGGGTTAAGCTTGTTGTTTACCGCAAATGGTGCATACTTAATAGTAGCTCTGCCCATTTTACCGGCTGCATGGTATAAAGTTGGGGATGCCAGCGTAGCTGCCATAACCTGCATGGCTATCTTTTTACCGGTTGGTGCATAACCTTCCTTCACCAGCACCTGCCGCCATTTATAAAGCTGATCGTGTATATCAATCTTAACCGGACATACGTTTGAGCACGAGCCGCAAAGCGTAGAAGCAAACGGCAAGTCGGCATACTTTTTCATATCCAGGTTTGGTGCCAGGATAGAACCTATAGGCCCAGCCACAGCGGTATGATAACTGTGCCCGCCGCTTCTTCGATACACCGGACAAGTGTTCATGCATGCACCGCAACGTATACATTTTAACGAGTTGCGGAAATCTTTCCGGCCCAGTTGCACACTACGGCCGTTATCTACCAGTACCAGGTGCATTTGCTGCCCTGCCCTTGGTTTACTAAAGTGGCTGCTGTAAGTGGTAATAGGCTGGCCGGTAGCACTACGGGTTAGTAATCTTAAAAACACACCCAAATGCTCCCGTTTAGGAATCAGTTTTTCAATACCCATACAAGCAATATGTACATCGGCCAGGTGGGCGCCCATATCGGCGTTACCCTCGTTGGTACACACTACAAACTCGCCGGTTTCGGCCACGGCAAAGTTTACCCCGGTTAGGGCCACTTTACGGGTTAGGAAAGTTTCGCGCAGGCTTCCGCGTGCTGTTTCGGTCAGGAACTGCGGGTCTGACATATTAGATGGCGTACCCAAGTACATGTGAAAAAGGTCGCCTATTTCTTCTTTCTTTTTATGGATGCAGGGCAGTACGATGTGGCTGGGCGCTTCGCCAGCCAACTGCACAATACGCTCACCCAGGTCGGAGTCGATCACCTCAATGCCATGCGTGGCCAGGTAATCGTTCAAATGGCACTCCTCGGTAAGCATGCTCTTGCTTTTAACCATTTGTGTTACCTTGTTCTCGGTAAGCAAACCATGCACAATCTGGTTATGCTCCTGAGCATCGGCAGCCCAATGCACAGTAATGCCATTGGCCTTGGCCGCAGCCTCAAATGCTGTAAGGTAGGTATCGAGGTTACTTAGTACATTAAACTTAATGTTAGAGGCAGCCTCACGCAAAGCTTCCCACTCGGGCAGCTGGTGCACGCTTTTATCGCGCTTGGCACGTATCCACCATAAGGTCTCATCATGCCAGTCAACACGCTCCTCGTCTTTATTGAATATATCGGCCAGTTCGGCGTGGTCTTTTGTTGTTGTAGTCATGGCTCTTTTGTTTTAAGCCCACGGACAATAGACCATAGTCCATGGTTTTTGTTTGAAGTTAGTCTTTCCATGGTCTTTATAGGCCATGGCCAATAACTTAACCTTCGCTATTCAAAATCTCGGCAATGTGTAGCACTTTAACTTTACTACCCTGACGTTTTAAAATGCCTTCCATGTGCATAAGGCATGACATATCAGCACCGGTAATATATTCGGCACCATGTTTTAAGTGATCGGCGACACGGTCTTTTCCCATTTTGGCCGACACCGCTTCTTCGGCTACGCAAAACGTACCGCCAAAGCCACAGCATTCGTCTTTGCGATCCAGCTCAATCAGTTCCAGGTCTTTCACCATGTTTAAAAGTGAGCCCGGCTTAGAGAAACTCGGCGCAACCAGTTCGGTCATCGAGCTCAGGTGCAGTCCGCGCTGGCCGTGGCAACTTTGGTGTACACCAACCTTGTGCGGAAAACGCGAAGGCAGGCTTTCCACTTTCAGCACATCGGTTAAAAACGATGTAAGTTCCCAAACCTTATGGCTAACCTCCTTGGCTTCTGCCGGGCGCTTATCATCGTGCAAATGCTCCCTTATGTGCAGCACACAACTGCCCGAGGGCGACACGATATAGTCAAAACCCGAAAAATTATCGATAAATAACCGGTTACAGCCACCCGTTAAATGCTCAAAACCCGAATTAGCCATAGGCTGGCCGCAACAGGTTTGGTTAGGCGGATACACAACATTTACCCCCAGCTTTTCTAACAGCTGTAGGGTGGCTATGGCCGCCCCCGGGTAAAACTGATCAACGTAACACGGTATAAATAGTCCTACAGTCATATATGTACAGTATTCGATGCTGTATTATAACGTTTAAGTTGAATTAAATTATTAGGCAAAGCTTTATTATTCCATGATTTGTGGATAGCCAGCGCGGTACCTACAGCAGTAGCCTGCGCTACAGAAGCGGCCCATACCTTAACATCCGGAAACAAATCAGCCAAAAGATTCATAAAGATCTCATTCTTCCCAAAACCTCCGTCTACATAAATATCTTTTACGCTGGTTCCTTGCAGCACCAGTTGAGTTGATTGATATTGCAGCGAAGCCAGGTCAAGCATCAGTTGATGATAAGCCTCAATATCCGTTGCAAATGCAGCAAGGTCCCTTTTCGAGAAGCCCGAAGTGATTAGGCCTGTGCCATCTTTAACAGTACTTGCCGGTGGCTGCTCTGCTTTCAGCTTAGCAATAATTTCGGGTTGATAAGGCATTGTACGGTATTTTACAACACTTTGCTTAAACCAGGCCGCTATGCGCTTAACCTCCTGCTCATGCTCATTGCCCGAAAATACGCGCGATGCCTTTACCGGTTTACCCTGGTATTGCAGGTAGGCCAAACAGTCTTTACTTAACTCTTCAGGTGTTAGGGGCTGGTTATTGAACGGATTAAGGCTTATGCACCAGGTACCGGTAGATAAAAGCACAAAAGGCTCGGTAAAGCTCACCAGGTAAGGAATAAGCGCGGCGGAACTATCGTGCAAGCCAATACCAACAGCACAGCTCCTGCCTTCAATAATCATAGCCAAAGCCTGATTTGACGGAAATATAGGAGCCAGCTTTTTACGAAGATGTTCAGCTTTAACCCACGAATGATAATCCTGCTGGTTAAAGTCCCAAAGCTGCGTATGGCAGCCTATACTGGTAATATCAGAATAGGCCGCACCCGACACCAATAAACTCAAGTACTGCGGCAGGTGTAAGGCATATTTAACCTGGTTAAACAAATCAGGCTTCTGGTGTTTAATGCGGTACAACTGCATCCCCGAATTTAGGTTGCCCAATACCGGTGATGCCGTTTCGGCAGCTATTTTTTCGGGCGAGCCATACTCCTGGTAAAACTTCCTGCTTATTTCTTCGGGGTAAGCTTTAAGGTAATTATACAGGGGGGCCAATGGCTCCCCCTGTTCATTAATGTATACCAGGCTTGCTCCGTACGATGAAAAGTTAATAGCCCTGATCTCAAACTGATCGAGGCGGTAAATTTCATGCAAAGAATCAAAAATAGACAGCTGCAAACTTTCGAGATTTTCGCAGGCGTCGCCGTCCTCATCTAACGTCTCAATAAACCTTGCCGACTTTTCGTAAACGATGTTATAGTCTTCATCCAGCAAAAATAATTTCTTGTTGGTTTTGCCTACATCAAATACTGCTATTACGGGTGTTGGCGTCATGCTTATAATCCTGTGGCTACAGTTTTTTCGCCACGTTCTTTAATTAAATTTTTACGTACATCAAAGCTGCGGTAAGCGGCCAGCGGGCTTAAAGCACCACCGGTTCTTAAACGCGCCTCGGCCACTAACGGCCGAACGTCGGTACGGTAAGCGGTTTGCAGAATTTCCTGTGCCTGGGCAACATCATTTGACAGCTGCGCTTGTTTTAAAGCTTCTGTATCAACAATTAAAGCCTGTGCATAGGCGATTTTAATAGCCTCAACCGATTGGATCAGATCTTCGATAGGGTCTTTCACGTTGTGTGAAGCGTCTATCATCCAGCCCAGATCTTTAGAGTGTATCATACCACGGGCGTCCATACCTTCAACAAGTTCGTTAAAAATCAGGAACAATTGGTAAGGGTTAATGCTACCTACGGTTAAATCGTCATCTCCGTATTTCGAATCGTTGAAGTGGAAACCGGCCAGTCTGCCTTCCATCAGTAACAATGATACGATCTGTTCAATGTTAGTATTAGGTAAATGGTGACCCAAATCAACCAAAGTTGATGCTTTTGGGCCTAATTTGGTAGCGAGTAATAAGGATTGGCCCCAATCACCAATTGTAGTTGAGTAAAAGTTTGGCTCGTATGGTTTGTACTCCACCCAAACTTTCCAATCATCCGGCAGTGCCTCGTAAATCTCCTGCAAGCTTTCCAGCGTGTTTTGGAATGCGTTACGGAAGTTTAACTGGCCCGGGAAGTTGGAACCATCAGCCAACCAAACCGATAAAGCATTGGAGCCTAACTCCACACCGTATTTGATTACCTCAATGTTATGTTCAACTGCCTGTTTGCGCACAGCCTTGTCAACATGGTGCAAAGAGCCGTATTTGTAACTCAGTTGCTGATCTTTCTGGTCTTGAAAGGTGTTAGAGTTTACCGCATCGAAACGTAGTCCATTTTGTGCAGCTAAAGCTTTTATATCATTCGCATTTTTTGGGATATCCCATGGAATGTGCAGAGAAATAGAATCACTTGATTTATTCAGGGCATGAATAACGCCTACATCTTCAATTTTTTCTTCGAGGCTGCGTGGCTCGCCACCGCCAGAGAAACGGCCAAAACGAGTACCACCGGTTCCTAAAGCCCAGCTGGGGATGGTGATGTTAAAAGCCGAAAGCTTTTGCATAACCTCATCCAAATTCTTTACATCGGCAGCTACATAATCAAACTGGCGCTGATGCTTGCTGCTTAACTGATGATTGGCTTCATCAATTTTATATTTCTCTATTTGCATAATTGGTTATAATTAGAAGCCCCTCCCAACCCCTCCCCGAAAGGGAGGGCTTTTAGGAGCTTGATTAATAATTTTTAAGTCTCCCCTACCGGGAGAGATTTAGAGGGGGCTTATCGTACGAAGCCGGCAGCAACGCCACCATCAACGTTAATAACGTTACCGGTTGATTTGGCCAGTAAGCCGCCGGTTAAGGCAAAGCAAGCGTTGGCAATATCAATAGGTAAAATAATCTCGTTCAATAAAGTACGTTTAGCGTAGTAGGCAGGCAGTTCGGCTACGGTAATGCCGT
Protein-coding sequences here:
- a CDS encoding (Fe-S)-binding protein, translated to MTVGLFIPCYVDQFYPGAAIATLQLLEKLGVNVVYPPNQTCCGQPMANSGFEHLTGGCNRLFIDNFSGFDYIVSPSGSCVLHIREHLHDDKRPAEAKEVSHKVWELTSFLTDVLKVESLPSRFPHKVGVHQSCHGQRGLHLSSMTELVAPSFSKPGSLLNMVKDLELIELDRKDECCGFGGTFCVAEEAVSAKMGKDRVADHLKHGAEYITGADMSCLMHMEGILKRQGSKVKVLHIAEILNSEG
- a CDS encoding LUD domain-containing protein; amino-acid sequence: MSSRDTILAAVASNKPEAMPIPDIEPFKHIGYDDVLAQYETVLTAIGGAVHRVSNWDEIKTIVKEKYDSQHVRVLSLVPELDEVATSAYEINPAAHQLADVELAVIKAHFGVAENGSVWVTEELLGHRAVPFICQHLAAVITADNMVDTMHRAYMRIADTQYGWGAFIAGPSKTADIEQSLVLGAHGPRSMTVFVLDQQN
- a CDS encoding FGGY family carbohydrate kinase, encoding MTPTPVIAVFDVGKTNKKLFLLDEDYNIVYEKSARFIETLDEDGDACENLESLQLSIFDSLHEIYRLDQFEIRAINFSSYGASLVYINEQGEPLAPLYNYLKAYPEEISRKFYQEYGSPEKIAAETASPVLGNLNSGMQLYRIKHQKPDLFNQVKYALHLPQYLSLLVSGAAYSDITSIGCHTQLWDFNQQDYHSWVKAEHLRKKLAPIFPSNQALAMIIEGRSCAVGIGLHDSSAALIPYLVSFTEPFVLLSTGTWCISLNPFNNQPLTPEELSKDCLAYLQYQGKPVKASRVFSGNEHEQEVKRIAAWFKQSVVKYRTMPYQPEIIAKLKAEQPPASTVKDGTGLITSGFSKRDLAAFATDIEAYHQLMLDLASLQYQSTQLVLQGTSVKDIYVDGGFGKNEIFMNLLADLFPDVKVWAASVAQATAVGTALAIHKSWNNKALPNNLIQLKRYNTASNTVHI
- a CDS encoding lactate utilization protein B — its product is MTTTTKDHAELADIFNKDEERVDWHDETLWWIRAKRDKSVHQLPEWEALREAASNIKFNVLSNLDTYLTAFEAAAKANGITVHWAADAQEHNQIVHGLLTENKVTQMVKSKSMLTEECHLNDYLATHGIEVIDSDLGERIVQLAGEAPSHIVLPCIHKKKEEIGDLFHMYLGTPSNMSDPQFLTETARGSLRETFLTRKVALTGVNFAVAETGEFVVCTNEGNADMGAHLADVHIACMGIEKLIPKREHLGVFLRLLTRSATGQPITTYSSHFSKPRAGQQMHLVLVDNGRSVQLGRKDFRNSLKCIRCGACMNTCPVYRRSGGHSYHTAVAGPIGSILAPNLDMKKYADLPFASTLCGSCSNVCPVKIDIHDQLYKWRQVLVKEGYAPTGKKIAMQVMAATLASPTLYHAAGKMGRATIKYAPFAVNNKLNPWYKQRDMPESPKESFGEWYGKNRSKK
- a CDS encoding FRG domain-containing protein, encoding MREVEVDNIEDYLKLIKLSKEENISDGNFEDFLFRGQTADYPLIPKICRLKAKGELLQVEQLLLHEFKRTNPLLIEGHSPMDDWDYLTLGQHFGLPTRLLDWSNNALTALWFATGESYGDEENSTYSVVWILMAHQKDFDLNIEKVSPFDVKQTKIFRPRIIKQRINNQSGVFSVPSSEELLHKRYMNESDSYADKLIKVKIPADKLVDIRTDLNTVGVNAFTIFPELEGLCTYLQWRYFE
- a CDS encoding TIM barrel protein, with the translated sequence MQIEKYKIDEANHQLSSKHQRQFDYVAADVKNLDEVMQKLSAFNITIPSWALGTGGTRFGRFSGGGEPRSLEEKIEDVGVIHALNKSSDSISLHIPWDIPKNANDIKALAAQNGLRFDAVNSNTFQDQKDQQLSYKYGSLHHVDKAVRKQAVEHNIEVIKYGVELGSNALSVWLADGSNFPGQLNFRNAFQNTLESLQEIYEALPDDWKVWVEYKPYEPNFYSTTIGDWGQSLLLATKLGPKASTLVDLGHHLPNTNIEQIVSLLLMEGRLAGFHFNDSKYGDDDLTVGSINPYQLFLIFNELVEGMDARGMIHSKDLGWMIDASHNVKDPIEDLIQSVEAIKIAYAQALIVDTEALKQAQLSNDVAQAQEILQTAYRTDVRPLVAEARLRTGGALSPLAAYRSFDVRKNLIKERGEKTVATGL